The following are from one region of the Oryzias melastigma strain HK-1 linkage group LG22, ASM292280v2, whole genome shotgun sequence genome:
- the stard9 gene encoding stAR-related lipid transfer protein 9 isoform X1, giving the protein MIRESLDGGRLAVQVDDKFVKIRNLKLDGRTEGAVDSREKLLEFCFDYCYWSVDPAEPQYASQEEVFQDLGVSVLSGASEGYNVCLFAYGQTGSGKTYTMMGTPDSTGLTPRICQGLFHGEEAFLDSQNSSRVEISFLEIYNERVRDLLRGGEQKNRPSLRVREHPEKGPYVQDLSQHVVSDCKQAMELLEEGIANRITAATHNHDASSRSHAIFTIQYTQAILENNLPSETVSKINLVDLAGSERADPNYSRDRLTEGSNINKSLVTLGIVISALAQNSQMSSSCQSINSVASEGDGSMVGSHSSSLSGGGGGGRRHCFIPYRDSVLTWLLKDSLGGNSKTIMVATVSPSVNCYNETLSTLRYAAHARNIVNKPRVNEDPNVRLIRELREEIDRLKSMLLSFEMQRNLSPSLSDERDGSLSEIVLQNELKVEQLTKDWSESWRDKKELLEQYSVDINRDRAGFLISSLQPHLVALGGDVLSTRVVFYHLKEGVTYIGHQDQIEEPQLVLQGGASCEIENHGGVVTLRPLAGCVCQLNDREVTEPCRLAQGSVITLGGVHKFRFNHPAEAAVLRERRRVSEGVWPLNQDDRELEPEQQEVAGLTLTEEAAVRRRVEEQKRFVESLREDIQAEQRWAERELERDQAHLRQQHSEIQQWIVEEKHRLSTAGKITTQESGVQADLLPAPLLEKLRTHVFTDQEAEENRPLVTRARKRAVQDELLKHHALCRAQSRIHRKRLQYQLKKIANKQHLLKAKRELQQLERKLPPGPDLESPSKLGEESLSSRRHSFSADLLSRLYPQNTPIFRHFLKRNKSSEQTSNWCPAPDSISSRKWISDECLPRERTQSCSGSFSSGRRRPCSSENVRQAPKDEPQCPRKPLLPNQDLFLKTRLRQNPAVGPAALQVNKENEQRSSTPRPGSETSCLVNLKSSDHVGNIRLGSVRRPFCPSVGENTALSAAFKRFPTCIKGGQIPKPLGRFTNKLHGRQRSLKEAKASLKAAVSCDELDQESLCESIRRWHSTGALTNQTSGCKQEDRESDCESLFSLDSLSSAHAAALAEQLRQEDSNLSETESEMSTDSLTVETRGKRATNCDRTVVPTYFLVEDSVLSSRITEREEFWMQQLLPSQKRQTITGKNPQRPFKADFRGKDVVHKLTEDFRNMQPISTSSSEAGNLRTAPDLFMGAAEISQTEVIPSGSSASHMKISEVGSRRHSSSSISTNVTVQKQAASDPQTFRKKDEFCLKQKSETDLNLKVPGAPERSSSASPCVVDFSSSSENHSEETDRSLETSDFQGEMLSDAEHEPFPLEETKTTEPPVTQGMEVVKPACKNSRKRNKEQQDAFKGSRKIQKRSNSGELVTFSNTGGVSLKNKRHDDRNDSCDAMRGRSDTHGSLHNMDPVEEGAKDLDSVPVSDSMIESKDCVFGDELKHRISVGATQGEFGTANEAKGKSQMNIRKHQDILKHQCKSDSIYSAIDLRISEIVKDHRSRILSHDFPHHELELPGNKQKPGEDVKQKIRNADVTAEASRTMTENNFQSIEIQKACKLLSLSTENDSFLPKKCQDFPENAHSHKPKITPPFIGVLGPGPNADFLLQLSTPNSSPQLHQKPPSSHINTNSTVPEDTVTSMCAGTDSQTVYVKTSPEEKLSADVELHQLQAKRCLCSGNSATDRGSCESCVAKYQNQSDKHGENKTLLLPNISVREVKPPQEDKSTGESSFRAAGSKEDKRNSKIKWFKKKKSCPKVCSSSDSSLKSTDEEDEKSSKGLHSQPECKWINVDTKHQSISGENCPPASSIKSKELGGRGRCCKNEVQFSVSPPRALTNVGKNVPNLLRVRESQDSPIHFASSDINPFMHQRQNCSANHHCCKNPAFGSAADLSCKSPLLNGSETRITRCCSVDNGLNGQESPFNSHLSTYATNKGLSSTLSSVEDYREKARSGFPGSAVNSSSGRGAPLDTSCQVDEIMFVYSSEPESKAIQTPGGRTCEHSTQTNVCDGSSSRRKDRHKRSSTDGPSFHKSKVKESPTWASMESMSAHLSKLIDSTSDLLGDVQGLRSGEARKSCSSRSNTSSFSEAPDGSTRDGSTQTEESRDCKAHERRGRFESHEINVTVKVIGSEVISASQDQNGQSKTGTGEKIQSMPDLRSSVSAAAQTGPIRSSSGNEGAGCLRHSRSASSGASKHRTSAAPESKKNTEEKRLLTNHLRVFSKKQTIYTDRASSPILTVVTRTASDLQGKQPKYRNLRAELPFPSDSYDSLQSKQDSLGFDESETVRYPSHKDLEECSSKFLPSLDPYIDYRKSHVTYRDSHRSSLKQGVNPTTSCMNSFQNPVSPTLSLQKQEASNITDMCFDPSPFIPSHADDTESLTPSECNTEALVNIEPTVLDRPRLPEDLPIHNKFTNWSGVRLPPKQATNDHRGSSDWVETVNVEARRRSNSRETEIMKLRQEREQVMAKVNLSMTSTPLTVELTEAKLHYGLGETDALLKMLSPRAKHDPTPQAPTKQQLYDRHRRSIEGLRQQREERLQTFRRARSLSPSKHQGSSPEAVSPAARPNPRTDSGRLSDPSKPEGQYPTDIELLLREYGRAREEARTEIARARERLKERTEMEKRRIQQRASSKEMKDDFRHRTRISSSTLCTGSSLSLSSGPTSGYHSGNAGQPQPCRTAAPPGQITGIEDEELMKTRPSVCGPQSVKTRRSWLSSQDLQPSVDDFEPLMTSSPSPPPINTQSSSHNLFTAYQDITCQLLSQALTEVRLASSGDLSNLVMGKAAGGWRYQGEERAVQAFYKPSFSPSVHSFLGAGDLDRTLDSLWSVICQMSKSQLYNPSVRSVWTRPLDDSTQLVYILTDPSACHLSQPRDFCCVSTESKQGGLCVLAMRSVFDESLPRPSVDAIRGEMMPSCWLLQPVRRNGKEATRVIYLLQLDLGSPSFPRRLLSSVARRQAAVIADLDVFLS; this is encoded by the exons ATGATAAG GGAGAGCCTTGATGGTGGGAGGCTTGCAGTTCAGGTAGATGATAAGTTTGTGAAGATCCGAAACCTAAAG ttggatggacggacggaggGAGCGGTCGATTCCAGGGAGAaacttttggagttttgctttGACTACTGCTACTGGTCGGTGGACCCTGCTGAGCCTCAATACGCCTCGCAGGAGGAG GTGTTTCAGGACCTGGGAGTGTCCGTTCTCTCCGGAGCGTCAGAGGGCTACAATGTCTGCTTGTTTGCTTACGGCCAAACAGGATCAGGGAAGACTTACACAATGATGGGAACACCG GACTCCACAGGTTTAACTCCTCGTATTTGCCAG GGTCTTTTTCATGGTGAAGAGGCTTTTCTGGACTCACAAAACTCAAGCAGAGTGGAAATCAG CTTCCTGGAGATCTACAATGAGCGCGTGCGAGACCTGCTGAGAGGAGGCGAGCAGAAAAACAGACCCTCGCTGAGAGTCCGAGAGCATCCAGAAAAAGGACCTTACGTGCAAG ATCTGTCACAGCATGTGGTCTCTGACTGCAAGCAGGCCATGGAGCTTCTGGAGGAAGGCATCGCCAACCGGATCACGGCGGCCACTCACAACCACGATGCCAGCAGCCGATCCCATGCCATCTTTACCATCCAGTACACACAG GCAATTCTAGAAAACAACCTTCCTTCAGAGACCGTCAGCAAGATCAACCTGGTGGACTTAGCTGGAAG TGAGCGAGCAGATCCCAACTACAGcagagacagactgacagaggGCTCCAACATCAACAAGTCGCTCGTCACGCTGGGGATTGTCATTTCTGCGCTtg CCCAGAACTCCCAGATGTCAAGCAGCTGTCAGAGCATCAACAGTGTGGCCTCTGAGGGTGACGGCAGTATGGTGGGGAGCCACAGCAGCTCCctgtcaggaggaggaggaggtgggaggagGCACTGCTTCATTCCCTACAGGGACTCGGTCCTGACCTGGCTGTTGAAGGACAGTCTGGGTGGAAACTCCAAGACCATCATGGTTGCTA CGGTCTCACCTTCAGTGAACTGCTACAATGAGACCCTCAGCACGCTGCGATACGCCGCACATGCCAGGAACATTGTCAACAAGCCGCGGGTTAATGAG GATCCGAATGTTCGACTGATCAGGGAATTGAGGGAAGAAATCGACCGGCTGAAGAGCATGCTGCTCAGCTTTGAAATG CAGCGTAACCTCAGTCCGTCCCTGAGCGACGAGCGGGACGGGAGTCTTTCTGAAATCGTTCTCCAGAATGAACTGAAG GTGGAGCAGCTGACTAAAGACTGGTCGGAGAGCTGGAGAGACAAGAAGGAACTGCTGGAGCAGTACAGCGTGGACATCAACAGAGACCGCGCCGGCTTCCTCATCAGCTCCCTTCAGCCGCATCTGGTCGCTCTGGGTGGAGACGTTCTCAGCACCAGAGTCGTCTTTTATCACCTGAAG GAAGGAGTCACCTACATTGGACATCAGGACCAAATCGAAGAACCACAACTAG TCCTGCAGGGCGGTGCCAGCTGTGAGATTGAAAACCACGGGGGTGTGGTCACGCTCAGACCGCTGGCGGGCTGCGTCTGTCAGCTCAACGACAGAGAGGTCACCGAGCCCTGCAGACTGGCTCAAG GGTCCGTCATTACCTTGGGAGGGGTGCATAAGTTCCGCTTCAACCACCCGGCAGAGGCGGCGGTCCTGAGGGAGCGCAGGCGG GTCAGTGAAGGCGTTTGGCCCCTCAACCAGGATGACAG AGAGTTGGAGCCTGAGCAGCAGGAGGTTGCCGGTTTGACTCTGACTGAGGAGGCGGCGGTGAGGCGGCGCGTGGAGGAGCAGAAACGCTTTGTGGAGAGTCTGAGGGAGGACATCCAGGCTGAGCAGAGATGGGCGGAAAGAGAGCTGGAGAGGGATCAGGCCCACCTCAGGCAGCAGCACAGCGAGA TTCAGCAGTGGATAGTTGAGGAGAAGCACCGTTTATCAACGGCAGGGAAGATAACCACCCAGGAGTCTGGAGTCCAGGCGGACCTCTTACCCGCTCCACTTCTGGAGAAACTCCGGACCCACGTGTTCACGGATCAGGAAGCCGAGGAAAACCGGCCGCTGGTGACCAGAGCCAGGAAGAGGGCCGTTCAGGATGAGCTGCTGAAACATCATGCCCTCTGCCGCGCCCAGAGCCGCATCCATCGGAAAAGGCTGCAGTATCAGCTGAAGAAAATAGCCAACAAGCAGCATCTGCTAAAAGCTAAGAGAGAGTTACAGCAGCTGGAGAGAAAGCTTCCTCCAGGACCGGATTTGGAATCCCCCTCAAAGCTCGGAGAAGAGTCGCTGTCTTCTCGAAGACACTCGTTTTCAGCCGATCTGTTGTCCCGCCTCTACCCGCAGAACACACCTATCTTCAG ACATTTCCTAAAGAGGAACAAGTCCTCAGAACAGACTTCAAATTGGTGTCCAGCTCCTGATTCCATCAGCAGTAGAAAGTGGATCTCAGACGAGTGTCTCCCCCGAGAGAGAACCCAGAGTTGTTCCGGATCTTTCTCGTCAGGCCGTCGCAGGCCCTGCTCTTCTGAGAACGTCCGACAAGCTCCCAAAGATGAGCCTCAGTGTCCAAGAAAACCTCTGCTGCCGAACCAAGACTTGTTCCTTAAGACCCGCCTCAGACAGAACCCAGCTGTTGGACCTGCTGCACTGCAAGTCAACAAGGAAAACGAGCAAAGATCCTCCACTCCCAGACCTGGTTCTGAGACTTCTTGTTTGGtgaatttaaaaagttctgACCATGTCGGGAACATCCGGCTGGGAAGCGTCAGGAGACCGTTCTGTCCATCTGTGGGGGAAAACACAGCTCTGTCTGCGGCTTTCAAAAGATTCCCCACATGTATAAAAGGAGGACAAATCCCGAAGCCTCTCGGGCGATTTACAAACAAGCTTCACGGGAGACAAAGAAGCCTTAAAGAGGCCAAAGCGAGTCTGAAAGCCGCTGTCTCGTGTGACGAGCTGGATCAGGAGTCTCTGTGTGAGAGCATCAGACGGTGGCACAGCACAGGAGCTCTGACGAACCAAACGAGTGGGTGCAAACAAGAGGACAGAGAGTCGGACTGCGAGAGTCTCTTCTCCCTCGACTCTCTGTCTTCCGCTCATGCCGCCGCGCTGGCCGAGCAGCTGAGGCAGGAGGATTCCAACCTGAGTGAAACAGAGAGTGAAATGTCCACAGATTCACTGACCGTAGAGACCAGAGGGAAACGAGCAACTAACTGTGACCGAACTGTGGTTCCTACTTACTTTTTGGTAGAAGATTCTGTGCTTTCATCCAGAATTACAGAAAGGGAGGAGTTCTGGATGCAGCAACTGCTTCCTTCTCAGAAAAGACAAACTATTACAGGAAAAAATCCTCAGAGACCATTCAAAGCAGATTTCAGAGGCAAAGATGTTGTGCACAAACTGACTGAAGACTTTAGGAACATGCAGCCCATTTCAACCAGCAGCTCAGAGGCTGGAAACTTACGAACAGCTCCAGATTTATTCATGGGAGCAGCTGAGATTTCCCAAACGGAAGTGATTCCTTCAGGCAGCAGTGCAAGTCACATGAAGATCTCTGAGGTTGGAAGTAGACGACACAGTTCTTCATCCATCAGCACAAACGTAACAGTGCAAAAACAAGCTGCATCAGACCCTCAGACTTTTAggaaaaaagatgagttttgtttgaaacaaaagtCAGAAACAGATCTGAATCTGAAGGTTCCAGGAGCTCCTGAAAGGTCCTCCTCTGCTTCTCCCTGTGTGGTGGATTTCTCCTCAAGTTCAGAAAACCACAGCGAAGAAACCGATAGGAGCCTAGAAACATCCGATTTTCAAGGAGAAATGTTGTCAGACGCTGAACATGAGCCATTTCCCCTGGAAGAAACCAAAACCACCGAGCCGCCGGTCACACAGGGGATGGAAGTTGTTAAACCGGCTTGTAAAAATTCCAGGAAAAGGAACAAAGAGCAGCAAGATGCCTTCAAGGGCAGCCGGAAAATTCAAAAAAGGAGCAACAGCGGCGAGCTGGTCACTTTCTCTAACACTGGAGGCGTCAGCCTGAAAAATAAACGCCATGATGACAGAAATGACAGCTGTGACGCCATGCGGGGGCGGTCGGACACCCATGGATCTCTGCACAACATGGATCCAGTAGAAGAAGGAGCCAAGGATTTAGATTCGGTTCCAGTTTCTGATTCCATGATTGAATCAAAGGATTGTGTCTTTGGAGATGAGCTTAAACACAGAATTTCAGTGGGTGCAACCCAAGGAGAATTTGGAACGGCAAatgaagcaaaaggaaaaagtcaaatgaaCATCAGGAAACATCAGGACATTTTAAAGCATCAGTGCAAGTCAGACTCTATTTATAGCGCTATTGATCTGAGGATTTCTGAAATAGTGAAGGATCACAGGAGCCGGATTCTGAGTCATGATTTTCCACACCATGAGCTGGAATTACcaggaaataaacagaaaccCGGTGAAGACGTAAAGCAAAAGATCAGAAATGCAGATGTTACAGCTGAGGCATCAAGGACGATGACAGAAAACAATTTTCAGTCGATTGAGATCCAGAAAGCTTGTAAGTTGCTCAGTTTGAGCACAGAAAATGATtcttttttacctaaaaaatgtCAAGATTTTCCAGAAAATGCTCATTCTCACAAGCCAAAAATCACGCCTCCCTTCATCGGGGTCCTAGGTCCTGGTCCTAACGCCGACTTCCTCCTACAGCTCTCAACTCCAAACTCGAGTCCACAACTTCACCAAAAACCTCCATCAAGTCACATAAACACCAACTCCACTGTTCCTGAGGATACAGTTACATCCATGTGTGCTGGAACCGACTCTCAAACGGTTTATGTAAAAACATCTCCAGAAGAGAAGTTATCAGCTGATGTGGAATTACATCAACTCCAAGCGAAGAGATGTCTCTGCAGTGGAAACAGTGCCACGGACCGAGGTTCCTGTGAGTCGTGTGTGGCCAAATATCAGAACCAGTCAGATAAACACGGAGAAAACAAAACGCTTCTGCTTCCAAACATTTCTGTTAGAGAAGTCAAACCTCCACAGGAAGATAAATCCACAGGGGAAAGTAGTTTTAGAGCTGCAGGATCCAAAGAAGACAAGAGAAACTCTAAAATAAAgtggtttaaaaagaaaaagtcttgcCCGAAGGTTTGTTCTTCCTCTGATTCCTCTTTGAAGTCCACAGATGAGGAGGATGAGAAAAGCTCTAAAGGCCTTCATAGTCAACCGGAGTGTAAATGGATTAATGTGGACACAAAGCATCAAAGTATCAGTGGAGAAAACTGCCCTCCAGCGTCATCAATCAAATCTAAAGAGCTCGGCGGAAGAGGAAGGTGCTGTAAAAATGAAGTTCAGTTCTCCGTTTCTCCTCCAAGAGCATTGACAAATGTGGGGAAAAATGTTCCAAACCTGCTCAGAGTGAGGGAGTCTCAGGATTCTCCCATCCACTTCGCCTCCAGTGACATCAACCCCTTCATGCACCAGCGGCAAAACTGCAGCGCCAACCACCATTGCTGCAAAAACCCAGCATTCGGAAGCGCTGCCGATCTCTCCTGTAAGTCTCCTCTCCTTAACGGCTCAGAAACACGGATAACGAGGTGCTGCAGTGTGGATAACGGCTTAAATGGGCAGGAATCTCCTTTTAATTCCCACCTGAGCACCTACGCCACCAACAAAGGGCTCTCCAGCACTCTGAGCAGCGTGGAGGATTACAGAGAGAAGGCTCGCTCGGGGTTTCCCGGGTCTGCTGTAAACAGCTCCTCAGGCCGCGGCGCTCCTCTCGACACCTCCTGTCAGGTGGACGAAATCATGTTCGTTTATTCATCCGAGCCCGAGTCCAAGGCCATTCAAACGCCGGGGGGCCGCACGTGTGAGCACAGCACGCAAACTAACGTCTGTGAcggaagcagcagcaggagaaaaGATCGCCACAAAAGGAGCAGCACTGATGGTCCGTCGTTCCACAAAAGCAAAGTTAAAGAATCGCCCACGTGGGCCAGCATGGAAAGCATGTCGGCACACCTTTCGAAGCTGATCGACAGCACCTCTGACCTGCTGGGAGACGTTCAGGGACTGAGGTCAGGCGAAGCCAGGAAATCCTGCTCGAGTCGGAGCAACACTTCGTCCTTCAGCGAAGCTCCTGATGGCTCCACGAGAGACGGGTCCACTCAGACGGAGGAATCTCGAGATTGTAAAGCTCACGAACGCAGAGGAAGGTTCGAATCTCACGAAATCAATGTGACCGTTAAAGTCATCGGTTCTGAAGTGATCAGCGCTTCTCAGGACCAGAACGGACAATCCAAAACTGGTACAGGCGAGAAGATTCAAAGCATGCCTGACCTGAGATCTAGCGTCTCTGCAGCCGCTCAGACGGGCCCCATCAGATCCTCCTCTGGGAATGAGGGAGCAGGTTGTCTCAGGCATTCTAGGTCTGCTTCATCTGgggcttcaaagcacagaacaTCTGCAGCTCCGGAAAGCAAGAAGAACACAGAAGAAAAACGTTTGCTAACAAACCATCTGCGAGTGTTTTCAAAGAAACAGACGATCTACACAGACCGCGCGTCTTCTCCTATTCTCACCGTGGTGACGAGAACGGCCTCCGATCTTCAAGGGAAGCAGCCAAAATACAGGAACCTCAGAGCAGAGCTTCCCTTTCCCTCAGATTCTTATGACAGTCTGCAATCCAAACAAGACTCTCTGGGTTTTGATGAGTCAGAAACAGTGAGATACCCGAGTCACAAAGACTTGGAGGAATGTTCGTCAAAGTTTCTACCATCATTAGATCCTTATATAGATTATAGGAAAAGTCATGTGACTTATAGAGACTCACATCGATCAAGCTTGAAGCAGGGAGTCAACCCAACGACGTCCTGCATGAACAGTTTCCAGAATCCGGTTTCTCCCACTTTGAGTTTGCAAAAGCAGGAAGCTTCCAACATCACGGACATGTGTTTTGATCCCAGTCCTTTCATTCCGAGTCACGCCGACGACACGGAATCTCTGACGCCCAGTGAATGCAACACAGAAGCCCTCGTAAACATAGAACCCACCGTTCTGGACCGTCCGAGGCTTCCCGAGGACCTGCCCATCCACAACAAGTTCACCAACTGGTCTGGCGTGCGTCTCCCGCCAAAACAAGCGACCAATGACCACAGGGGGAGTTCGGATTGGGTGGAGACGGTTAACGTGGAGGCCAGGAGGCGGAGCAACAGCAGAGAAACGGAGATTATGAAGCTGAGGCAGGAGCGAGAGCAGGTGATGGCCAAGGTCAACCTCAGCATGacctccacccctctgactgtgGAGCTGACCGAGGCCAAGCTGCATTACGGGCTGGGAGAGACGGACgctctgctgaagatgctgtccCCGAGGGCCAAACATGATCCGACACCACAGGCTCCCACCAAGCAGCAGCTGTACGACAG GCATCGCCGGAGTATTGAGGGTTTGAGGCAGCAGAGGGAGGAACGCCTCCAGACGTTTCGCAGAGCTCGCAGTTTGAGTCCCAGCAAACATCAGGGCTCCTCTCCTGAAGCCGTTTCCCCGGCCGCCCGGCCAAATCCACGCACTGACAGCGGCAG GTTATCTGATCCTTCCAAGCCAGAGGGACAGTATCCAACAGACATCGAACTTCTGTTGCGGGAATATGGTCGAGCTCGAGAAGAAGCCAGGACGGAGATCGCAAGAGCTCGAGAACGGCTGAAGGAGAGGACGGAGATGGAGAAGAGGAGGATCCAGCAGAGAGCTTCTTCCAAGGAAATGAAG GACGACTTCAGGCATCGAACCAGAATCAGCAGCAGCACTTTGTGCACAGGATCCAGTCTGAGTCTGTCGTCTGGACCAACGTCGGGGTACCACAGCGGCAACGCCGGGCAGCCGCAACCCTGCAGGACGGCAGCGCCACCAGGACAG atCACAGGGATTGAGGATGAAGAGCTGATGAAGACTCGGCCTTCGGTTTGCGGCCCTCAGAGTGTGAAGACGCGGCGATCCTGGCTGTCATCTCAGG ATCTTCAGCCGTCTGTCGACGACTTTGAACCTCTCATGACATCGTCTCCCTCACCGCCACCCATCAACACtcaaagctcctcccacaaccTTTTCACAGCCTATCAGGACATCACCTGTCAGCTGCTGAGTCAGGCTCTCACTGAG GTCCGACTAGCTTCTTCAGGGGATTTAAGTAACCTGGTGATGGGCAAAGCAGCAGGAGGTTGGAG